The proteins below are encoded in one region of Lactuca sativa cultivar Salinas chromosome 3, Lsat_Salinas_v11, whole genome shotgun sequence:
- the LOC111894261 gene encoding photosystem I reaction center subunit II, chloroplastic, translating to MAMAAQASLFTPTLSNPVSPWKQSSFTAVKQLKLTSRTFTIKAAAEEVATPTKEAPVGFTPPELDPNTPSPIFAGSTGGLLRKAQVEEFYVITWESPKEQIFEMPTGGAAIMREGPNLLKLARKEQCLALGTRLRSKYKIKYQFYRVFPNGEVQYLHPKDGVYPEKVNAGRQGVGQNMRSIGKNVSPIEVKFTGKQPYDI from the coding sequence ATGGCCATGGCTGCACAAGCTTCTCTCTTCACCCCAACGCTCTCAAACCCTGTTTCTCCATGGAAACAGTCCTCCTTCACCGCCGTGAAGCAGCTCAAGCTCACCTCCCGTACCTTCACCATCAAGGCAGCAGCCGAAGAGGTTGCCACCCCCACTAAAGAAGCTCCAGTTGGATTCACCCCACCGGAACTCGACCCCAACACCCCATCTCCCATCTTCGCTGGAAGCACCGGTGGATTGCTCCGAAAAGCTCAGGTGGAGGAGTTCTACGTCATCACATGGGAATCCCCCAAGGAGCAGATCTTCGAGATGCCGACGGGAGGCGCTGCGATCATGAGGGAAGGACCTAATCTATTGAAATTGGCGAGGAAGGAGCAGTGTTTGGCTTTGGGAACTAGATTGAGGTCGAAATACAAGATCAAGTATCAGTTCTACAGGGTGTTCCCAAATGGTGAAGTACAGTATTTGCACCCTAAAGATGGGGTTTACCCGGAAAAGGTGAACGCCGGCCGACAAGGTGTGGGTCAAAACATGAGGTCAATTGGAAAGAATGTTAGCCCAATTGAAGTCAAGTTCACCGGCAAGCAACCATATGATATATGA
- the LOC111894262 gene encoding calcineurin B-like protein 7: MPVSIKECCCFLKKIGNPRRIIHFALLASETSFSINEIEALHDLFERLSHAIIEDGLIHKEEFRLALFGDSSTHNLLADRLFDIFDIKKNGVIEFDEFVRSLSIFHPDAPESDKIEFMFRLYDLKHNGFIERDELKEMVLALLSEMNVDLSNDEVEAILDKTILDADLNGDGKIDLEEWKAFIPKYPSLLNNMTLPLLREITQAFPNFVLNTQVRDLEIVT; this comes from the exons ATGCCTGTGTCCATAAAAGAATGTTGCTGTTTCTTGAAGAAAATTGGAAACCCTCGACGAATCATCCACTTCGCTCTTCTTGCTTCCGAGACATCAT TTTCCATCAACGAAATCGAGGCATTACACGATCTTTTTGAGCGATTAAGCCATGCCATAATCGAAGATGGTCTTATTCACAAG GAAGAGTTCAGGCTTGCGCTTTTCGGCGACAGCAGCACGCACAATCTGTTGGCAGATCGT CTTTTCGATATATTTGACATCAAGAAAAATGGGGTTATTGAATTTGACGAATTTGTTCGTTCGCTAAGCATCTTCCATCCTGATGCTCCTGAATCTGACAAAATTGAAT TCATGTTTAGATTATATGATTTGAAGCACAATGGCTTCATAGAACGAGACGAG TTGAAGGAGATGGTGTTGGCTCTTTTGAGTGAAATGAATGTGGATTTATCAAACGATGAAGTTGAAGCGATCTTGGATaag ACCATTTTGGATGCAGATCTTAATGGGGATGGgaagatagatttagaagagTGGAAGGCATTCATACCAAAGTATCCATCCCTTCTCAATAACATGACTCTTCCCCTTCTTAG GGAGATCACTCAAGCGTTTCCAAACTTTGTGTTAAATACTCAAGTCCGAGATCTAGAAATAGTAACGTGA